A region of Neovison vison isolate M4711 chromosome 7, ASM_NN_V1, whole genome shotgun sequence DNA encodes the following proteins:
- the LOC122913806 gene encoding uncharacterized abhydrolase domain-containing protein DDB_G0269086-like → MDPQEKLPRSPQSPGPRQHLASKPKPEKHRVKMKAPKQHSLSVRAVVLVAIVVAVVAVVVVVVAVRRTMVAEAAAERMQADAAAAVEAAAERMKVAVAVEAEAERMKAAVAAEIAAERMKAAAAVAAAAVVIVVVALVPRGGLLGAS, encoded by the exons ATGGACCCTCAGGAGAAGCTCCCCAGGAGCCCTCAGTCTCCAGGTCCTAGGCAACACCTGGCCAGCAAGCCGAAGCCAGAGAAGCATCGCGTGAAGATGAAGGCGCCAAAGCAGCACAGCCTGTCTGTGAGGGCAGTGGTGCTGGTGGCCATAGTGGTGGCAGTGGTGGCGGTAGTGGTTGTGGTGGTAGCCGTGAGGAGGACCATGGTAGCGGAGGCGGCAGCTGAGAGGATGCAGGCAGATGCGGCAGCGGCAGTGGAGGCAGCGGCAGAGAGGATGAAGGTGGCAGTGGCagtggaggcagaggcagagaggatgaaGGCGGCAGTGGCAGCGGAGATCGCGGCAGAGAGGATGAAGGCGGCAGCGGCAGTGGCAGCGGCCGCGGTGGTGATAGTAGTGGTGGCATTGGTGCCACG GGGGGGACTATTGGGGGCCTCTTAG